In Synergistaceae bacterium, the DNA window ACCCGCCCGCCCGAAAAAATTTTGACTCCGCACAATTTACTTACTTGCTTTATCGTAGAGAGCCGCTAACATTTCAGACGTTACTGATCCGACCTGATTATAAATAATTTCTCCCTTACGATTAATTACTATAGTTTGAGGCAGAGTCGCAGAGCCTTTCACGATTTCCCAAATTTTATCGTCTTCTGTGTCGACAGCAAATTTTATCGAGAAATCATATTTTGCGAGAAATTCTGCAGGGTCTTCCGTTGTTAATGACGAATGCACGGCGATAACTGCAAGATTTTCTTTATTCGCGCGATAAAGAGAGTCAAAAAATGGCAATTCTTTAACGCATGGTGCACAGTAAGTCGCCCATAAATTTATTATTATCACTTTGCCGAAATTGTCAGCTAAATTAAATTTTGTCCCGTCAATGCAAGTAATCTCAAAATTTTCGAGTCTTTCTCCTATTTCATGACCAACCGGCGCAATTTTTTCGGGTTCAGGCAAGTTATAAAATATCATAGCAGCACACAATAAAATTATTGCAAGACCGCAAATTATTCGAGACTTCAGCACATTACTAAACTTGAACGAAATCGCTTTATAACTGCATGATTTAATACATTCTCCGCAATTAATGCACTCGCAGTCACCTACAAATTTTACGTCCATTTTGCAGGAATTTATACACCTTCCGCAATGAGTGCAAAAATTTTCGTCGACTTTAACGCCGATAACGCTAAATTTGTTAAATAATCCATAAATCGCACCTAACGGACAAATAAACCTGCAAAACGCTCTGTAACAGAAAACGCAAGCCATCACGATAAATATCATTATTGCAAATTTGCTCGTGAAAAGAATCCCCAGCATAGCAAATAATTTATCATTGACGGGATTCACAAGCAGACCTCCAGCACCCTCAAGAGTCCCCGCCGGACAAATATATTTACAGAATCCGGGAAATTTATACAATAACGGCACAAGAATCACAAGTAATGCGAGAAAAAAATATTTCAAATATGAAAGTTTGCGAGTAAATTTCGACTTTGAGATTTTATGAGTCGGAATCTTATAAAATATTTCCTGAAGCAACCCCATAGGACACAGCCACCCACACACAGTCCGGCCAAGTATAACGCCGTAAAGTAAAATTATTCCGATTACGTAATAGCCGATTCTGTGATTTGACGCGATTAAAGCATTTTGCAGCGCACCTAATGGGCAGGCACCCACAGCACCAGGACACGAATAACAATTTAATCCTGGAACACACGCAAATTTTGTGTTGCCTCGATAAATTTCGCCAGTTATAAAGCCCTTCACGTGTGCATTATATAAAAGCGCGCTGTAAAGTTGTATAATTTTTCGTCTCATTCTAGCCGAGTCCTATGCACTCAGAACAAATATTTACTGACTTATAAAGCACGTCCAACGCACTCCCGTTAAAGATTCCTGCAATTATTAAACAAATGGACGCGATAATTATTATAACCTGAAAATTTTTGTGATTATTTCGAGTCTGTGAGGTCATGAAAATTTTTTCACGCTTATAACTCGCTTCGACCCCGCAAATTATCCCCGCAAGAGTCATTACAGCAAATATAATGAAAATCGGCGCAATTTCCGAAAGTTTACCAGCAATTTTTTCACGCGTAAAAATCGATTCTAACGGGTCAGCAGCTTTAATAATTACTCCTTCACGATAAATTTGTATAGCTGCAAGAATTAACGCACCTGCAAGAATAACGCATAACAGACTTTCAACGAGCAAATAAATTTTCTTGGCCATAATTTATGATTTCTCAAGGTTTATAATTATATCGCTGTAAACTTCAAGAGTCCTGTAAATTTCCTTGTCAAGTTTATAGCCTGCTGGAACCTTTATTATTTGGACATCATAAATTTTTCCTGCTGGAACGTCAAAAGCTGCGAGTCCCTCCGAGTCAGTTTTTCCTATATTGCAAATATTTTCGTCGCAAAATTTTACAACAGCTCCA includes these proteins:
- a CDS encoding 4Fe-4S binding protein encodes the protein MRRKIIQLYSALLYNAHVKGFITGEIYRGNTKFACVPGLNCYSCPGAVGACPLGALQNALIASNHRIGYYVIGIILLYGVILGRTVCGWLCPMGLLQEIFYKIPTHKISKSKFTRKLSYLKYFFLALLVILVPLLYKFPGFCKYICPAGTLEGAGGLLVNPVNDKLFAMLGILFTSKFAIMIFIVMACVFCYRAFCRFICPLGAIYGLFNKFSVIGVKVDENFCTHCGRCINSCKMDVKFVGDCECINCGECIKSCSYKAISFKFSNVLKSRIICGLAIILLCAAMIFYNLPEPEKIAPVGHEIGERLENFEITCIDGTKFNLADNFGKVIIINLWATYCAPCVKELPFFDSLYRANKENLAVIAVHSSLTTEDPAEFLAKYDFSIKFAVDTEDDKIWEIVKGSATLPQTIVINRKGEIIYNQVGSVTSEMLAALYDKASK